In Primulina huaijiensis isolate GDHJ02 chromosome 16, ASM1229523v2, whole genome shotgun sequence, a single genomic region encodes these proteins:
- the LOC140961517 gene encoding uncharacterized protein, with protein sequence MAGGGNRRNEGSFTASNTNVFAALDSLRKKKKSDKEKSSSKGLAKAASGKLKDAEDKPQVYWAPTPLTVKSWADVDDEDDDDYYATTAPPQAIWAGSGPNKAEEMQQLDPVEESESEDELLVEGDDDVEEEPENEAEVLAQPELMDKKPVELSLAPKEAERQLSKKEMKKKELAELDALLADFGINQKEKAEDELADASNEKDGQLNEGAEKDNGPAESKSAKKKKKKDKTAKEPKEPQDRLQPDGSDFPNGQGKNAAVEEVEEDASAVDLKERLKKVASSKKKKSNKDVDAAARAASAEAAARSARLAAAKKKEKSHYNQQPIR encoded by the exons ATGGCAGGAGGCGGAAACAGGAGAAACGAGGGATCATTTACAGCTAGCAACACCAATGTTTTTGCTGCACTTGATAGtttgaggaagaagaagaaatctGACAAAGAGAAGAGCTCTTCGAAGGGTCTTGCAAAAGCTGCTTCTGGGAAATTGAAGGATGCTGAAGACAAGCCGCAGGTGTACTGGGCTCCGACACCATTGACAGTGAAGTCGTGGGCTGATGTGGAtgatgaggatgatgatgattacTACGCGACCACTGCTCCTCCTCAGGCGATATGGGCTGGTTCTGGTCCGAATAAAGCTGAAGAAATGCAGCAACTTGACCCTGTGGAG GAAAGCGAAAGTGAAGATGAACTTCTTGTTGAAGGCGACGATGATGTGGAAGAGGAGCCCGAAAATGAAGCAGAGGTGCTAGCTCAGCCTGAGCTAATGGACAAAAAGCCTGTTGAACTTTCTCTAGCACCTAAGGAGGCAGAAAGGCAGCTTTCTAAGAAGGAGATGAAGAAAAAGGAGCTTGCCGAACTGGATGCTCTATTGGCTGATTTTGGAATTAATCAGAAAGAGAAAGCCGAAGATGAGCTAGCTG ATGCCTCCAATGAAAAGGACGGACAGTTGAATGAAGGTGCGGAGAAGGACAATGGCCCTGCTGAATCAAAAAGcgcaaagaagaagaaaaagaaggatAAGACTGCAAAAGAGCCGAAGGAACCTCAGGATCGGCTCCAGCCTGATGGCTCGGATTTTCCTAATGGACAAGGAAAAAACGCTGCAGTTGAAGAAGTGGAGGAAGATGCGTCTGCTGTTGATTTGAAAGAGCGGCTCAAAAAGGTGGCATCTTCCAAGAAAAAGAAATCCAATAAAGATGTTGATGCTGCTGCGAGAGCTGCTTCCGCTGAGGCTGCAGCAAGGAGTGCAAGACTTGCAGCTGCGAAGAAGAAAGAGAAAAGCCATTACAACCAGCAGCCAATTCGGTAA
- the LOC140961511 gene encoding E3 ubiquitin-protein ligase At1g63170-like, with the protein MALPLLGLHRKSQTNKVPLLMERADNRYENEHVIEVASNSDASSGSSHERASSGLEQQHREDQPSTSSRAPLYPLNGSNSRNSSLIRRGNSRGSQRSPLNSGLWISIELVLTVSQIIAAIIVLSLSNHEKPGAPLRTWIVGYASGCLAILPLLYWRFKYRNQVSEQVSSQQSQEISQGNNSSGSLAGRVMGAEDRWTTATTTRGASNGMPNPRLKVFVEYFKMALDCFFAVWFVVGNVWIFGGHSSSTEAPNLYRLCIVFLIFSCIGYAMPFILCATICCCLPCIFSVLRFREDSSPNRGATQESISSLPTYKFKARKNKSSNNKESSSGEGEGGIVAAGTEKERLISGEDAVCCICLAKYAHNDELRELPCSHFFHKDCVDKWLKINASCPFCKTDVGETILSSLTQATSRLRDQTM; encoded by the exons ATGGCTTTGCCCTTACTTGGACTTCATCGTAAAAGCCAAACAAACAAAGTCCCGTTGTTAATGGAGCGAGCAGACAATCGTTATGAGAATGAACATGTTATTGAAGTTGCTAGTAATAGTGATGCTTCATCAGGCTCCTCCCATGAGAGGGCATCAAGTGGCCTGGAGCAGCAACATAGGGAAGATCAGCCGTCTACTAGTTCAAGGGCTCCTCTATATCCACTGAATGGCTCAAACTCAAGGAACTCATCACTAATACGAAGAGGAAATAGTCGAGGGAGCCAAAGGAGTCCATTAAATTCGGGGTTATGGATATCCATTGAGCTAGTGCTGACAGTTAGCCAAATTATTGCTGCTATTATTGTTTTATCTCTCTCGAATCATGAGAAACCAGGAGCTCCTTTGAGAACATGGATTGTTGGTTATGCATCTGGCTGTTTGGCGATTCTTCCTCTTCTATATTGGCGTTTTAAATATCGAAACCAGGTATCTGAACAGGTTTCATCTCAACAAAGTCAAGAGATCTCTCAAGGGAACAATAGTTCAGGTTCTTTGGCTGGCAGAGTTATGGGGGCGGAAGATCGCTGGACAACTGCAACAACAACTAGAGGTGCAAGTAATGGAATGCCAAATCCAAg GCTTAAGGTGTTTGTTGAATATTTCAAGATGGCTTTGGATTGCTTTTTTGCTGTTTGGTTTGTGGTTGGTAATGTTTGGATTTTTGGAGGGCACTCATCTTCGACTGAGGCTCCCAATTTGTACAG GTTGTGTATAGTGTTTCTCATCTTCAGTTGTATTGGATATGCAATGCCTTTTATCCTCTGTGCAACAATTTGCTGCTGCCTCCCTTGTATATTTTCAGTCCTGAGATTCAGAGAAGACTCATCTCCAAACAGAGGAGCTACTCAAGAGTCTATCAGTTCTTTGCCAACTTATAAATTCAAAGCAAGGAAAAATAAGAGTAGCAATAACAAGGAAAGTAGCTCGGGTGAGGGTGAAGGTGGCATAGTGGCTGCTGGAACGGAAAAAGAGCGTTTAATATCAGGAGAAGATGCG GTATGCTGTATTTGCTTGGCGAAATATGCTCACAATGATGAGCTCAGAGAGTTGCCTTGTTCCCATTTCTTTCACAAGGATTGTGTTGATAAATGGCTGAAAATCAACGCTTCGTGTCCTTTCTGCAAAACTGATGTTGGCGAGACCATTTTGAGTTCCCTGACTCAAGCAACCTCCAGGCTGCGAGACCAAACTATGTAA
- the LOC140961513 gene encoding uncharacterized protein, with the protein MGVDYYNILKLERGATEDDLKKSYRRLAMKWHPDKNPNNKKEAEARFKQISEAYEVLSDPQKRQIYDQHGEEGLKDMPPPGSAENRNGFNPRDAEDIFAEFFGSSPFGFGSAGASRSMRFSCDGGTFGGYGGNDNIFRNYSDGNVVNMLKKPPPVESKLPCSLEDLYTGSTRKMKISRQVVQANGRLLQETEILTIDIKPGWKKGTKITFQDKGNEQLNQLPADLVFVIDEKPHEIFRRDGNDLLMNYNVTLAEAIGGLTVEAKTLDNRGLLIPVNEIISPGYEVLVSGEGMPIAKEPGNRGDLKIRFDIKFPTRLTTEQRAALKRALEG; encoded by the exons ATGGGTGTGGATTATTACAATATACTGAAACTGGAGAGGGGTGCAACCGAGGATGATCTGAAGAAATCTTACAGAAGATTGGCCATGAAATGGCATCCAGACAAGAATCCCAACAACAAGAAGGAAGCCGAGGCCAGATTTAAACAAATTTCAGAGGCCTATGAA GTCTTGAGTGATCCTCAGAAAAGGCAAATCTATGATCAGCACGGTGAAGAAGGTCTAAAAGACATGCCACCACCCGGTTCAGCAGAAAACCGAAACGGTTTCAATCCTCGAGATGCAGAAGATATTTTTGCTGAATTTTTTGGGAGTAGCCCATTTGGATTTGGATCAGCGGGAGCCAGTAGGTCGATGCGCTTTTCGTGCGATGGAGGGACGTTTGGAGGATACGGTGGAAATGATAACATCTTTAGAAACTATAGCGATGGAAATGTAGTGAACATGCTAAAGAAACCACCACCCGTGGAGAGTAAATTGCCTTGCAGCCTTGAGGATCTCTACACTGGATCAACAAGAAAAATGAAGATATCTAGACAGGTGGTGCAAGCAAACGG GAGGTTGCTGCAAGAAACCGAGATATTAACAATTGATATAAAACCTGGATGGAAAAAGGGAACAAAGATAACTTTTCAAGACAAAGGAAATGAGCAACTGAACCAGCTCCCTGCAGACCTTGTGTTTGTCATCGATGAAAAGCCACACGAAATATTCAGGAGAGATGGCAATGACTTACTCATGAATTATAACGTAACGTTGGCAGAAGCGATCGGAGGTCTAACAGTGGAGGCCAAAACATTAGATAATCGAGGTTTGTTGATCCCGGTGAATGAAATCATCAGCCCTGGTTATGAAGTGTTGGTTTCAGGTGAGGGTATGCCTATTGCGAAGGAGCCTGGGAATCGGGGTGATTTGAAAATTCGTTTCGATATTAAGTTCCCCACAAGATTGACTACAGAGCAACGAGCTGCACTCAAACGGGCTCTGGAAGGTTGA
- the LOC140960929 gene encoding uncharacterized protein has product MENSVKKAGGVDSPDRKSLDLKSLYSSRVSDVGASKKVSEGNNHGYVKKKKRKNGNGASFSCIELDAKKSRKEGANGVKSEPDFSHESNGGSKLLNGVTFALGKNGNAFNIPKRPRGLARRKKLRSDQVSEPLDLTNSEDCVKIFNANSSNSPGPKDRLGRSDSVYEVNDGSSNIKSAVDAFGGSKLKPKKKVNCKSTGNVGNSTSKLKRKPVADEAKEARKDKPSSVVHTEEEVSPVVDNGDISYKKQRHNSRKKKDTIAGRDSGKASIKKSEPSVGSSKSDSQFVSFQDDDDDEENLEQNAARMLSSRFDPSCTGFPSKKESSVSRTADGFSFPVSPGHDSFTLQDNSVGAMESASLDGKSRALRPRSEDKGKGMPRKRRHFYDIIPNSLDACWFINRRIKVFWPLDESWYHGLVNDYHPECKLHHVKYDDRDEEWVDLHEEKFKVLLLPSEVPGKQKSRKNSEGNKNVHKGKSVPPLNDDIGMENYLDSEPISSWLSRSLPKSLKRQKNSQVHQPLGSPFSSEKTDESNSKLANSKGVDDGPECESASADKANGDGSFKQSQMNMGSSLSCAKTDSKSEFCGSKRSGNEPDCMSASTGKIPGHGSLGQCLMGTTSSSQNVVYVRRKYYMRCKRGSSLCTAVKSHGSSPGTVTVDPIMVTLPAVKKESCTGYVDSDRKLRLVEAHCELGIDVVPLMLQEIRVQICIPLLPFLYSLGTQDVWLLHNIPMLHYGSVVAASPAVVLEMLFVDSNLGLRFLLFEGCLKQALTFVFFILIACGEQDEQWNDDLLLPVRSVRFKLFSVQDVNKKHAFASYSFSRLRLLKWLYLDSKLMQHFRLVKQLPFSESSHDDIKQLECVNFQQCKPQLGLEISSLEVEEFTPINVEDITTGDKLQTLETEAPAFWGLPNCEQDLGTDALGRNIVEKVYSSENHQKVPSPSTSIISSASDSRFDNRSAGILVDIPCFDQTDMAFRQNSGVFCNVRDASVLSANPIGSTRSWKHGRSSSISSPLGDLSPLWPDGKMNYIHNGFSNGPKRPRTQVQYTLPSSGFDLNSKQKMLNNKALPCKRIRRASQKRIPDGSKGSQKYFELLECGANVLVTQGDKGWRESGAHIFLEVADHNEWRLAVKFSGITKYSYKVTHILQPGSTNRFSHAMMWRGGNDWVLEFSDRSQWALFKEMHEECYNRNIRAASVKHIPIPGVWLVEERNDVGTEVPFVRNHAKYFRQVQTDVEMAMDPSRVLYDLDSEDEQWLGAKKKCTDKHLREEMSDEFMEQTIDMFEKGAYIQCRDNFTDTEIEELVMGIGYLESAKVVYEYWRQKRDRKGMPLIRHLQPPLWGQYRHQLKEWELTVARGNGSFPVPHLEKPSMFAFCLKPRGLDVPNKGSKQRSHRKFSVSGHHNTTSGDQDSLHTFGRRLNGHTFGDEKVLYANTVHESSDISPTLQASTRSWSPRDAFFSLSTNVPELNRNQKVYKYNPTNLSLNNQQMMSYSQRTIGNRNGTHQWNMDLPEFSGQKHNFFDGTQRQGVELLKSPDLCELRLRDASRAAQHAHKMAKLKRENAHRLFSKAEFAIHKAVIALMTAEAIRAANENFDGDN; this is encoded by the exons ATGGAAAATAGTGTAAAGAAGGCTGGTGGTGTTGATAGTCCTGATAGAAAATCCTTGGATCTGAAGAGCCTCTACAGCTCTAGGGTTTCTGATGTTGGAGCGAGTAAGAAAGTTTCGGAAGGAAACAATCACGGGtatgttaaaaaaaagaagaggaaGAATGGAAATGGAGCTTCTTTTAGTTGTATAGAGCTTGATGCTAAGAAAAGTAGGAAGGAGGGTGCGAATGGCGTGAAATCTGAACCAGATTTTAGTCATGAATCTAATGGTGGGAGTAAACTTTTGAATGGCGTTACATTTGCTCTGGGTAAAAATGGAAATGCTTTTAATATCCCCAAACGACCTCGTGGTTTGGCGAGGCGGAAAAAGTTGAGAAGTGATCAAGTGTCTGAACCGTTGGATCTTACCAATTCCGAAGATTGtgtgaaaatatttaatgcaAATTCTAGTAATTCGCCCGGTCCAAAAGACCGATTAGGTAGGTCAGATTCtgtttatgaggttaatgatgGTAGCTCAAACATTAAATCTGCCGTTGACGCCTTTGGTGGTTCAAAATTGAAACCCAAGAAGAAGGTGAATTGTAAATCAACGGGCAATGTCGGTAATTCGACTTCAAAATTAAAGCGGAAGCCAGTTGCTGATGAAGCTAAGGAAGCCAGGAAAGATAAGCCCAGTTCAGTTGTGCACACCGAGGAAGAAGTTAGTCCAGTAGTGGACAATGGTGACATATCTTATAAAAAGCAGCGACACAACAGTAGGAAAAAAAAGGATACCATAGCTGGTAGAGATAGTGGTAAGGCCTCAATAAAAAAGTCTGAACCTTCAGTTGGTAGTTCAAAATCAGATAGTCAGTTTGTTTCTTTCCAAGATGATGACGACGATGAAGAGAACCTTGAACAAAATGCAGCAAGGATGCTCTCATCTAGATTTGATCCTAGCTGTACAGGTTTCCCCTCAAAAAAAGAATCTTCTGTTTCACGGACGGCCGATGGATTTTCTTTTCCCGTTTCACCTGGTCATGATTCATTTACTCTGCAGGATAACTCAGTTGGTGCTATGGAGTCTGCATCACTTGATGGAAAGAGTAGAGCTCTTAGACCAAGAAGCGAAGATAAAGGCAAGGGAATGCCCAGGAAACGCCGTCATTTTTATGACATTATTCCCAATAGCCTGGATGCATGTTGGTTTATAAACCGGAGAATTAAAGTCTTTTGGCCATTGGATGAAAGTTGGTATCACGGCCTCGTCAATGACTATCACCCAGAATGTAAGCTTCATCATGTAAAGTATGATGATCGTGATGAGGAATGGGTTGACCTTCACGAAGAGAAATTCAAAGTTTTGCTTCTCCCAAGCGAAGTTCCTGGGAAACAAAAATCAAGGAAAAATTCTGAAGGCAATAAAAATGTGCACAAAGGAAAAAGTGTTCCCCCATTAAATGATGACATCGGCATGGAAAACTATCTTGATTCAGAGCCCATTTCATCGTGGCTTTCTCGTTCTTTACCTAAATCTTTGAAAAGGCAGAAGAATTCACAAGTTCATCAGCCTCTGGGCTCTCCATTTTCATCCGAGAAAACCGATGAATCAAATAGCAAACTTGCCAATTCAAAGGGAGTTGATGATGGGCCAGAATGTGAGTCTGCATCCGCGGATAAAGCAAATGGTGATGGAAGTTTCAAGCAGTCACAGATGAACATGGGCTCTTCATTATCATGTGCGAAAACTGATTCGAAAAGTGAATTTTGTGGCTCAAAAAGATCCGGAAATGAGCCAGATTGCATGTCTGCTTCAACAGGTAAAATACCTGGTCATGGAAGTCTAGGTCAATGTCTGATGGGAACTACCAGCAGTTCTCAAAATGTAGTTTATGTGAGGCGTAAATACTACATGCGATGTAAAAGAGGTAGTTCTTTGTGTACGGCTGTCAAATCACATGGTAGTTCCCCAGGGACTGTCACGGTTGACCCTATTATGGTTACTTTACCAGCTGTTAAAAAGGAATCTTGTACTGGATATGTGGATTCGGACAGGAAGTTGAGACTGGTTGAGGCCCATTGTGAGTTGGGAATTGATGTGGTGCCATTGATGCTTCAAGAAATCAGAGTCCAGATTTGCATACCTTTGTTACCTTTTCTTTATTCTCTTGGAACACAAGATGTTTGGCTGCTTCATAACATACCGATGCTTCATTATGGGTCAGTGGTGGCTGCTTCTCCTGCTGTTGTCCTGGAGATGCTTTTCGTTGATAGTAACCTTGGGTTAAGGTTTCTGTTATTTGAAGGTTGCCTGAAGCAGGCTTTAACCTTTGTCTTTTTTATCCTCATAGCGTGTGGTGAACAGGATGAACAATGGAATGATGATTTGTTATTACCAGTGAGGTCAGTAAGGTTCAAACTTTTTAGCGTTCAAGATGTAAACAAGAAGCATGCCTTTGCTTCTTATAGCTTCTCTAGACTTCGACTTTTAAAGTGGCTTTACTTAGATTCCAAGCTTATGCAGCATTTTCGTCTTGTCAAGCAATTACCATTCTCAGAATCCTCACATGATGACATTAAGCAACTTGAATGTGTGAATTTTCAGCAGTGCAAGCCTCAGTTAGGTTTAGAGATCTCGTCATTAGAG GTGGAGGAGTTTACTCCCATTAATGTTGAAGATATAACTACTGGAGACAAATTGCAGACTCTGGAGACAGAAGCCCCTGCTTTCTGGGGTTTGCCAAATTGTGAGCAAGATTTAGGAACAGATGCTTTGGGGAGAAACATCGTTGAGAAAGTCTACTCTTCTGAGAATCATCAGAAGGTCCCTTCTCCATCCACTTCCATTATATCTTCTGCCTCCGATTCTAGGTTTGATAACAGATCAGCTGGTATTTTAGTAGACATTCCATGTTTCGACCAAACTGACATGGCTTTTAGACAGAACTCTGGTGTGTTTTGTAATGTACGCGATGCCTCTGTTCTCAGCGCAAACCCTATTGGTTCTACGCGTTCATGGAAACATGGTAGAAGCAGCTCGATTTCTTCTCCACTTGGCGATCTCTCTCCCTTGTGGCCTGATGGGAAGATGAACTACATTCACAATGGGTTCAGCAATGGACCAAAGAGGCCACGCACTCAGGTTCAATATACGTTGCCTTCTTCAGGTTTTGATCTCAATTCTAAGCAAAAAATGCTAAACAACAAAGCTCTACCTTGCAAACGAATAAGGAGAGCTAGCCAGAAGCGGATACCTGATGGTTCTAAGGGTAGCCAGAAATATTTTGAGTTGCTAGAATGTGGTGCAAATGTTTTGGTCACCCAAGGAGACAAAGGATGGAGAGAAAGTGGAGCACATATTTTCTTAGAAGTCGCGGATCACAATGAATGGAGACTGGCCGTCAAATTTTCTGGAATTacaaaatattcatataaagTCACTCATATTTTGCAGCCTGGCTCCACTAACCGTTTCTCACATGCTATGATGTGGAGGGGGGGAAATGACTGGGTACTGGAGTTTTCTGACAGGAGCCAGTGGGCGCTTTTCAAGGAGATGCATGAGGAGTGTTACAATCGGAATATTCGTGCTGCTTCAGTGAAACATATCCCTATCCCTGGAGTGTGGCTGGTTGAGGAGAGAAATGATGTTGGAACCGAAGTCCCTTTTGTCCGGAATCATGCGAAGTATTTCCGACAGGTTCAAACTGATGTTGAAATGGCGATGGACCCGTCTCGTGTTTTATATGACTTAGATAGCGAGGATGAGCAGTGGTTGGGGGCAAAAAAGAAATGTACCGACAAACATCTACGTGAAGAGATGTCTGATGAATTTATGGAGCAAACAATAGACATGTTTGAAAAAGGTGCATATATTCAGTGCCGTGACAACTTCACAGATACTGAAATTGAGGAGCTTGTAATGGGAATAGGTTACTTGGAATCAGCAAAAGTCGTTTACGAATATTGGCGACAGAAAAGGGATAGAAAAGGCATGCCTTTGATAAGACATTTACAG CCTCCCCTTTGGGGCCAGTATCGACATCAGCTGAAGGAGTGGGAGCTTACTGTTGCCAGGGGCAATGGTTCCTTTCCTGTTCCCCACCTTGAAAAACCATCCATGTTTGCTTTCTGTCTTAAACCACGGGGCTTGGATGTTCCTAACAAGGGTTCAAAACAACGGTCTCATAGGAAATTCTCAGTTTCTGGACACCATAATACAACTTCAGGGGATCAGGACAGTCTTCACACTTTTG GGAGGAGACTAAATGGACACACTTTTGGAGATGAGAAAGTGTTGTATGCAAATACTGTACATGAATCTTCTGATATTTCACCAACACTTCAGGCTTCAACTAGGTCGTGGTCTCCACGAGATGCATTTTTTTCATTGAGTACTAATGTGCCTGAGTTGAATCGCAACCAAAAGGTTTACAAGTACAATCCGACGAATCTTTCTCTAAATAACCAGCAGATGATGTCCTACAGCCAAAGGACAATAGGAAATAGAAATGGAACTCACCAGTGGAACATGGATTTGCCTGAATTCTCAGGTCAAAAGCACAACTTTTTTGATGGAACCCAGAGGCAAGGAGTGGAGCTGCTGAAGAGTCCAGATCTTTGTGAGCTTCGGTTACGTGATGCATCACGTGCTGCACAACATGCACATAAAATGGCTAAGCTTAAGAGGGAAAATGCACACAGATTGTTTTCTAAAGCAGAATTTGCTATTCACAAAGCTGTGATTGCTCTAATGACTGCCGAGGCAATCAGAGCTGCCAATGAGAACTTTGACGGCGATAATTAG